One segment of Pseudomonas pohangensis DNA contains the following:
- the pabC gene encoding aminodeoxychorismate lyase: MPCWVNGVPAEGVPVRDRGLAYGDGLFETISVRQGRARLLDRHLQRLQLGCQRLQIPLGIDSLRAEISSFAMQVGDGVAKLIVTRGSGMRGYAFPQPQQALRILQGSPLPDYPAAHAEQGVKLFSCATRLAEQPLLAGIKHLNRLEQVLARAEWQDPGYAEGLMQDHSGRVIEGVSSNLFMVDAGQLLTPALQRCGVAGVMRAEIIEQSERLGITCAVRDIGLAELMEADEVFLCNSLFGIWPVRELAGRVWERGELTRILQNNLHDLLGG; this comes from the coding sequence ATGCCATGCTGGGTCAACGGCGTACCAGCCGAAGGGGTTCCGGTACGGGATCGCGGGCTGGCTTATGGTGATGGCCTTTTCGAAACCATAAGCGTCAGGCAGGGCCGGGCGCGTTTGCTGGATCGCCATCTGCAACGGCTTCAACTTGGTTGTCAGCGCTTGCAGATACCGCTGGGGATCGATTCGCTGCGAGCGGAAATATCCAGCTTTGCCATGCAAGTCGGCGATGGGGTGGCCAAACTGATTGTCACCCGTGGCAGTGGCATGCGCGGCTACGCCTTTCCACAGCCGCAGCAAGCCCTCCGGATTTTGCAGGGTTCACCATTGCCGGATTATCCGGCAGCGCATGCAGAGCAGGGTGTGAAGCTGTTTTCCTGCGCAACGCGGCTGGCCGAACAGCCCTTGCTGGCTGGCATCAAACACCTTAATCGTCTGGAGCAAGTCCTTGCCCGGGCAGAGTGGCAGGACCCGGGCTATGCCGAGGGGCTGATGCAGGACCACTCGGGCAGAGTGATCGAGGGCGTTTCCAGTAACCTGTTCATGGTCGACGCTGGTCAGTTGCTGACTCCTGCTCTGCAGCGCTGCGGGGTTGCCGGCGTGATGCGTGCAGAAATCATCGAACAGTCAGAACGTCTGGGTATCACCTGTGCAGTGCGAGATATAGGTCTTGCAGAGCTGATGGAAGCCGATGAGGTTTTTCTTTGCAACAGCCTCTTTGGCATCTGGCCGGTACGAGAGCTGGCAGGGCGTGTTTGGGAACGCGGTGAGTTGACGCGCATTTTGCAAAATAATCTGCATGATTTGCTGGGCGGCTGA
- the fabF gene encoding beta-ketoacyl-ACP synthase II, producing the protein MSRRRVVVTGLGMLSPLGVDVASSWQGVLDGRSGIGLIEHVDLSAHGTRFGGSVRGFDVEQYLSVKEARKLDMFIQYGLAAGFQAVRDSGLEITDANRERVGVALGSGIGGLTNIENNAVVLNQQGPRRISPFLVPGSIINMISGFLSIHLGVQGPNYAIATACTTGTHCIGMAARNIAYGEADVMIAGGSEMATCGLGIGGFGAARALSTRNDDPQAASRPWDKGRDGFVLSDGAGALVLEELEHAKARGATIYAELVGFGMSGDAYHMTSPPADGAGAARCMANAVRDSGLNPEQIHYINAHGTSTPAGDIAEATAVKSVFGDHAYKLAVSSTKSMTGHLLGAAGAVEAIFSVLAIRDQVAPPTINLQDPDEGCDLDFVAHQAKPMTIDAVLSNSFGFGGTNGSLVFRRFAG; encoded by the coding sequence GTGTCCCGAAGACGTGTCGTTGTCACCGGTCTTGGCATGTTGTCTCCATTGGGTGTTGATGTGGCCAGTTCATGGCAGGGGGTTCTTGACGGGCGCAGCGGTATCGGCCTGATAGAACATGTTGACCTGTCTGCCCATGGCACCCGTTTTGGCGGTTCGGTCAGGGGTTTCGACGTCGAGCAATATCTGTCTGTCAAAGAAGCCCGCAAGCTTGATATGTTCATTCAGTACGGGCTTGCTGCCGGTTTTCAGGCGGTTCGTGATTCGGGACTGGAAATTACCGATGCCAATCGCGAGCGTGTCGGTGTGGCCTTGGGCTCCGGTATCGGCGGCCTTACCAACATCGAGAACAATGCGGTTGTGCTCAACCAGCAAGGGCCCCGGCGTATCTCGCCGTTCCTGGTGCCCGGCTCGATCATCAACATGATTTCCGGCTTTCTTTCGATTCATCTGGGTGTGCAGGGCCCGAACTATGCCATTGCCACTGCCTGTACCACGGGCACCCACTGCATAGGTATGGCAGCGCGCAATATCGCTTACGGCGAAGCCGATGTGATGATTGCCGGTGGCTCGGAGATGGCGACTTGCGGCCTGGGCATTGGCGGTTTTGGCGCAGCACGTGCGTTGTCCACCCGCAATGATGATCCTCAAGCTGCCAGTCGGCCTTGGGACAAGGGTCGCGATGGCTTTGTCCTTTCGGATGGGGCAGGTGCCCTGGTGCTTGAAGAGCTGGAGCATGCCAAGGCCCGTGGTGCCACCATCTATGCCGAGCTGGTTGGCTTTGGCATGAGCGGTGATGCCTATCATATGACTTCGCCACCGGCGGATGGTGCAGGCGCTGCGCGCTGTATGGCCAATGCCGTGCGCGATTCCGGGCTCAATCCCGAGCAAATTCACTACATCAACGCCCACGGTACCTCTACCCCGGCAGGAGACATTGCCGAGGCTACGGCGGTGAAGAGCGTGTTTGGCGATCATGCCTACAAGCTGGCGGTAAGCTCAACCAAGTCGATGACTGGCCACTTGCTCGGAGCGGCGGGTGCTGTTGAGGCTATCTTCAGTGTATTGGCGATTCGCGATCAGGTCGCGCCACCGACCATCAACCTGCAGGATCCGGATGAAGGTTGTGATCTGGACTTTGTAGCGCATCAGGCCAAACCCATGACCATTGATGCCGTGCTGTCCAACTCCTTCGGGTTCGGTGGTACCAACGGTTCGCTGGTATTCAGACGGTTTGCTGGTTGA
- the acpP gene encoding acyl carrier protein, translated as MSTIEERVKKIVAEQLGVKEEEVTNSASFVEDLGADSLDTVELVMALEEEFETEIPDDKAEKITTVQEAIDYINAHG; from the coding sequence ATGAGTACCATCGAAGAGCGCGTCAAGAAAATCGTTGCCGAGCAGCTGGGCGTCAAGGAAGAAGAAGTCACCAACAGTGCTTCCTTCGTTGAAGATCTGGGTGCCGACTCGCTTGACACCGTTGAGCTGGTGATGGCTCTGGAAGAAGAGTTCGAGACCGAAATCCCGGACGACAAAGCAGAGAAGATTACTACTGTTCAGGAAGCTATCGATTACATCAACGCTCACGGGTAA
- the fabG gene encoding 3-oxoacyl-ACP reductase FabG: MSLQGKVALVTGATRGIGQAIALELGRQGAVVIGTATSPSGAEKIAETLKENGIQGAGLVLDVGSSESVATTLEHIQQHLGQPLILVNNAGITRDNLMMRMKDDEWFDVVNTNLNSLFRLSKAVLRGMTKARWGRIINIGSVVGAMGNGGQANYAASKAGLEGFGRALAREVGSRAITVNAVAPGFIDTDMTRELPEAQREALLAQIPLGRLGQAEEIAKVVAFLASDGAAYVTGATIPVNGGMYMS; this comes from the coding sequence ATGAGTCTGCAAGGTAAGGTTGCACTGGTTACCGGAGCCACTCGAGGAATTGGCCAGGCGATAGCGCTGGAGCTGGGACGTCAGGGCGCAGTTGTTATTGGCACTGCCACTTCACCTTCCGGAGCTGAAAAAATTGCCGAAACGCTCAAGGAAAATGGCATTCAGGGTGCCGGTCTGGTACTGGATGTAGGAAGTAGCGAATCGGTCGCAACAACGCTGGAGCATATACAACAGCATCTGGGGCAGCCGTTGATTCTGGTGAACAACGCCGGCATTACCCGTGACAACCTGATGATGCGCATGAAGGACGACGAGTGGTTTGATGTGGTCAATACCAACCTGAACAGCCTGTTCAGGCTATCCAAGGCGGTACTGCGCGGCATGACCAAGGCACGCTGGGGCCGAATTATCAATATCGGTTCGGTGGTAGGTGCAATGGGCAACGGTGGTCAGGCCAACTATGCTGCCTCCAAGGCCGGTCTGGAAGGTTTTGGCCGTGCGCTGGCCCGGGAAGTAGGTTCGCGCGCCATTACGGTGAATGCTGTGGCGCCCGGCTTTATCGATACCGACATGACCCGTGAACTGCCCGAAGCACAACGCGAAGCGTTGCTGGCGCAGATCCCGTTGGGGAGGCTCGGGCAGGCTGAAGAAATTGCAAAAGTGGTCGCTTTTCTCGCTTCTGATGGCGCTGCCTATGTAACTGGCGCTACCATTCCGGTTAACGGCGGCATGTACATGAGTTGA
- the fabD gene encoding ACP S-malonyltransferase, protein MSTSTAFVFPGQGSQSLGMLAEQGEKQPLIVECFSEASAALGYDLWALTQQGPEELLNQTDKTQPAILAASVALWRLWLAEGGAVPAYVAGHSLGEYSALVAAGSLGFADALRLVELRGQLMQQAVPAGQGGMAAILGLEDADVATACAEAAQDEVVSAVNFNAPGQVVIAGSAAAVERAIEACKARGAKRAMSLPVSVPSHCALMKPAAERFAVSLEAIAWQPPKVPLVQNVSASIVADLATLKSDLLAQLYSPVRWVESMVCLSGQGVTNLVECGPGKVLGGLNKRCVKGINTYSLETPDAFAATLAALA, encoded by the coding sequence ATGTCCACCTCCACCGCATTTGTTTTTCCCGGACAAGGCTCCCAGTCCCTTGGCATGCTGGCCGAGCAAGGTGAAAAGCAGCCATTGATTGTGGAATGCTTCAGTGAGGCTTCCGCAGCCCTTGGCTATGACCTGTGGGCTTTGACCCAGCAGGGTCCGGAAGAGCTTCTCAATCAAACCGACAAAACCCAGCCAGCAATACTGGCGGCTTCCGTTGCCCTTTGGCGTCTGTGGCTGGCTGAAGGTGGCGCTGTGCCTGCCTATGTTGCAGGGCACAGCCTTGGCGAGTACTCGGCTCTGGTGGCCGCAGGCAGTCTAGGTTTTGCTGATGCATTGCGTCTGGTAGAGCTGCGAGGCCAGTTGATGCAGCAGGCTGTACCGGCCGGGCAAGGCGGCATGGCGGCCATTCTTGGGCTGGAAGATGCGGATGTCGCGACGGCTTGTGCCGAAGCGGCACAGGATGAAGTTGTCAGCGCGGTCAACTTCAATGCCCCCGGCCAGGTGGTTATTGCCGGCTCTGCAGCAGCTGTTGAGCGCGCTATCGAAGCTTGCAAGGCACGTGGAGCAAAGCGTGCAATGTCGCTGCCGGTCAGTGTGCCTTCGCATTGTGCCTTGATGAAGCCGGCAGCCGAACGCTTTGCCGTCTCGCTGGAGGCAATTGCCTGGCAGCCTCCCAAGGTTCCTTTGGTGCAGAATGTAAGTGCCTCGATTGTGGCGGATCTGGCTACCCTCAAGAGCGACCTGCTGGCGCAGCTTTACAGCCCGGTTCGCTGGGTTGAGTCGATGGTGTGCCTGTCCGGTCAGGGCGTTACCAATCTGGTTGAATGCGGGCCTGGCAAGGTGCTTGGCGGTCTGAACAAGCGCTGTGTCAAAGGTATAAACACATACAGTCTGGAAACCCCGGATGCTTTTGCTGCCACGTTGGCAGCATTGGCCTGA
- the plsX gene encoding phosphate acyltransferase PlsX, translating into MSAPVIAIDAMGGDLGPRCIVPASIACLAEFPSLHLVLVGQSSLLEELIAGMPAVDRSRLKIENADEIIGMDERPAQALRSKPDSSMRVALELVRSGRANACVSAGNTGALMALSRYLLKTLPGIDRPAMISAIPSANGFCHLLDLGANVDCSAEHLYQFAVMGSVAVEALGVPNPRVALLNVGTEDIKGNQQVKLAAAMLQQASGLNYIGYVEGDGLYRGKADVVVCDGFVGNVLLKSSEGLAAMIAERVETLFSESIGSRMVGGLALPFLKRLHKDLAPETHNGASLLGLQGIVIKSHGAADQDSFQSAIRLALVEVRENLPEKLHGRLEELL; encoded by the coding sequence TTGTCCGCTCCAGTCATCGCGATTGATGCAATGGGCGGGGACCTTGGTCCCCGCTGCATTGTTCCGGCCAGTATTGCCTGTCTGGCTGAGTTCCCCTCGTTACATCTGGTCCTCGTCGGCCAATCCTCCCTGCTTGAAGAATTGATTGCCGGCATGCCTGCGGTTGATCGTTCGCGCCTGAAAATCGAAAACGCCGACGAGATCATTGGCATGGACGAGCGTCCAGCACAGGCGTTGCGCAGCAAGCCTGATTCGTCAATGCGTGTTGCCCTGGAGCTGGTACGCAGCGGTCGCGCCAATGCCTGCGTCAGCGCAGGCAATACCGGCGCGCTCATGGCGTTGTCACGCTATTTGCTCAAGACTCTGCCTGGTATTGACCGTCCGGCAATGATCAGCGCCATTCCATCGGCTAACGGTTTTTGCCACCTGCTTGACCTGGGTGCCAATGTTGATTGCTCTGCGGAACATCTTTACCAGTTTGCAGTTATGGGCTCGGTAGCCGTCGAGGCTTTGGGTGTCCCCAACCCGCGAGTAGCCCTGCTCAATGTCGGTACCGAGGACATCAAGGGTAACCAGCAGGTCAAATTGGCCGCTGCAATGCTCCAGCAGGCATCAGGGCTGAACTATATCGGCTATGTCGAAGGCGACGGGCTTTACCGCGGAAAGGCGGATGTTGTGGTCTGCGATGGCTTTGTTGGCAACGTTCTGTTGAAGTCCAGCGAAGGCTTGGCGGCAATGATTGCCGAGCGTGTCGAGACACTGTTTTCGGAAAGTATCGGCTCACGAATGGTCGGCGGGCTCGCCTTGCCGTTTCTGAAACGTCTGCATAAGGACCTGGCTCCGGAAACCCATAACGGTGCTAGCCTGCTGGGACTGCAGGGTATTGTGATCAAGAGTCATGGTGCTGCCGATCAGGACAGTTTTCAGAGTGCCATCAGGCTGGCATTGGTGGAGGTTCGTGAAAATCTGCCGGAAAAACTGCATGGCAGGCTTGAGGAACTGTTGTAA
- the rpmF gene encoding 50S ribosomal protein L32: protein MAVQQNKKSRSARDMRRSHDALEANALSVEKTTGEVHLRHHVSPEGVYRGRKVIDKGADE, encoded by the coding sequence ATGGCTGTTCAGCAGAACAAAAAATCCCGCTCTGCCCGTGATATGCGTCGTTCGCACGATGCTCTCGAGGCTAACGCTCTGTCGGTTGAGAAAACCACCGGTGAAGTTCACCTGCGTCACCATGTATCGCCAGAAGGCGTATACCGTGGTCGCAAAGTGATTGACAAGGGCGCTGACGAGTAA
- a CDS encoding YceD family protein: MLKGPIPPQVDPRKLADRAATLEGELPFSSLPRFSEQLEERTGVVRAKFVFEREERRVAVIRCELDAEVKMVCQRCLELAVLPVHVESAFQIIREGASDSAVAKGYEALEVGEELLDLLTLAEDELLLALPIVPLHDRENCQQLAGFDESDQPQDEVKRSNPFDVLAQLKRDPNV, translated from the coding sequence ATGTTGAAAGGCCCTATTCCACCTCAGGTTGATCCACGCAAGCTGGCTGATCGGGCTGCTACCCTGGAGGGTGAGTTGCCTTTCAGTAGTTTGCCGCGTTTCAGTGAGCAACTGGAAGAGCGTACCGGTGTCGTTCGCGCGAAGTTCGTTTTCGAGCGGGAAGAGCGCAGGGTCGCAGTGATTCGTTGCGAGCTTGATGCCGAGGTCAAGATGGTTTGCCAGCGTTGTCTTGAGCTGGCGGTATTGCCTGTTCATGTTGAAAGCGCTTTTCAGATAATCAGGGAAGGCGCATCGGACAGTGCGGTAGCAAAAGGTTATGAAGCACTTGAAGTTGGTGAAGAGTTGCTGGATTTGCTGACGTTGGCGGAAGACGAGCTGTTGCTCGCATTGCCCATCGTACCTCTTCACGACAGAGAAAATTGCCAGCAGTTGGCGGGCTTTGATGAGTCTGATCAGCCGCAGGACGAGGTTAAGCGGTCCAACCCGTTCGATGTACTGGCACAGTTAAAGCGTGACCCAAACGTTTAG
- a CDS encoding Maf family protein — protein sequence MLPLVLASSSAYRRELLQRLNQPFTCCSPEIDEQRQSNENASQLVTRLAQEKAMAVATSHQQHLIIGSDQVAVLGEEILGKPHTLQRATAQLHAASGRSVTFLTGLALLNSQTGHCQVDCIPFTVHFRELDESQIRRYLEAEQPFDCAGSFKAEGLGVSLFRGTEGSDATSLIGLPLIRLVDMLDKEGIKIP from the coding sequence ATGCTGCCGCTTGTCCTTGCTTCCAGCTCTGCTTACCGCCGCGAACTGCTGCAGCGCCTTAACCAGCCTTTCACTTGCTGCAGCCCGGAAATTGATGAGCAAAGACAATCGAACGAAAATGCCAGCCAACTGGTAACCCGCCTGGCGCAAGAAAAGGCCATGGCCGTGGCAACCAGCCATCAGCAGCATCTGATTATCGGCTCAGACCAGGTAGCGGTACTCGGCGAGGAGATTCTCGGCAAGCCACACACGCTGCAACGGGCAACCGCTCAATTACATGCAGCCAGCGGCCGCAGCGTGACCTTTCTTACCGGGCTGGCCCTGCTGAACAGCCAGACCGGCCACTGCCAGGTCGACTGCATACCCTTTACCGTGCATTTTCGCGAACTGGACGAATCACAGATCCGCCGCTATCTGGAAGCAGAACAACCTTTCGACTGTGCCGGCAGCTTCAAAGCGGAAGGGCTGGGCGTCAGCCTGTTCCGTGGCACCGAAGGCAGCGATGCAACCAGCCTGATCGGATTACCCCTGATCAGACTGGTCGATATGCTTGACAAGGAAGGGATAAAAATCCCCTGA
- a CDS encoding S49 family peptidase translates to MSDDKSWQLLEKAVLAGVQEQRRARRWGIFFKILTFAYLFIALALFSPVMDFQKQAARSENHTALIEIRGMIADKEEASADNIITSLRAAFEDPKTKGVVLRINSPGGSPVQSSYVFNEIRRLRGEHPGIKVYAVITDLGASGAYYIASAADQIYADKSSLVGSIGVTASGFGFVGVMEKLGVDRRIYTSGQHKAFLDPFQPQKEDETVFWQGVLDTTHKQFIASVKLGRGDRLKVEGHPELFSGLIWSGEQALELGLIDAYGNASQVARDVIGEKEMVDYTVQDNPFDRFAKRIGASVAENMAIWMGFQGPALR, encoded by the coding sequence ATGTCCGATGACAAAAGCTGGCAGTTGCTGGAGAAGGCGGTTCTTGCAGGTGTGCAGGAGCAGCGGCGGGCGCGGCGTTGGGGGATTTTCTTCAAGATACTGACCTTTGCGTATCTTTTTATTGCCCTTGCGCTGTTTTCGCCGGTGATGGATTTCCAGAAGCAGGCGGCGCGCAGTGAGAATCATACGGCGCTGATCGAAATTCGCGGCATGATTGCCGACAAGGAGGAGGCCAGCGCAGACAACATCATCACCAGCCTGCGTGCCGCCTTCGAAGACCCTAAAACAAAGGGTGTGGTGTTACGCATCAACAGTCCTGGCGGCAGTCCGGTGCAGTCATCCTATGTGTTTAACGAGATACGCCGCCTGCGTGGCGAGCATCCCGGGATCAAGGTTTATGCAGTAATTACCGACCTGGGTGCGTCGGGTGCGTACTACATTGCCAGTGCGGCGGATCAGATCTACGCAGACAAGAGCAGCCTGGTGGGCTCCATCGGAGTTACAGCCTCCGGTTTCGGCTTTGTCGGGGTCATGGAAAAGCTGGGCGTTGATCGACGCATCTACACCTCGGGCCAGCACAAGGCGTTTCTCGATCCGTTTCAGCCGCAAAAAGAAGATGAAACAGTCTTTTGGCAGGGTGTTCTCGATACCACTCACAAGCAATTCATTGCCAGCGTAAAGCTGGGCAGGGGCGACCGTCTCAAGGTGGAGGGCCATCCCGAGTTGTTTAGTGGCTTGATCTGGTCTGGTGAGCAGGCATTAGAGCTGGGTCTGATTGACGCTTATGGCAACGCCAGTCAGGTTGCACGTGATGTGATTGGCGAGAAGGAAATGGTCGATTACACCGTTCAGGACAATCCGTTTGACCGTTTTGCCAAGCGTATTGGTGCCAGTGTTGCGGAAAATATGGCTATCTGGATGGGCTTTCAGGGGCCGGCACTGCGCTGA
- a CDS encoding HAD-IA family hydrolase → MRDYQLLIFDWDGTLVDSIGRIVTSLRHAADVCGLPQLDETRLKGIIGLGMAEAIDSLYPGLRESVLAEHFRGAYGEHYLALERQPSTLFPGVLEALEAFREDGYQLAVATGKSRRGLHKVLEGRGWLDFFDVTRCADETASKPDPLMLHEILAHCRKRPEQALMVGDSLFDLQMARRAKVCSVAVGHGAQPLELLQAESPDLAINHFDELRAWLGRGAE, encoded by the coding sequence GTGCGTGACTATCAGCTGCTGATTTTTGACTGGGATGGTACGCTGGTTGACTCGATCGGGCGAATCGTCACTTCGCTGCGGCATGCAGCGGATGTTTGCGGCCTGCCGCAACTGGATGAAACGCGCCTGAAGGGTATTATCGGCCTGGGTATGGCCGAGGCGATTGACAGCCTTTATCCCGGTTTGCGCGAGTCTGTGCTGGCTGAACATTTTCGTGGCGCCTATGGCGAGCATTATCTGGCGCTGGAAAGACAGCCATCGACACTTTTTCCGGGTGTGCTTGAGGCGCTGGAGGCGTTTCGTGAAGATGGCTATCAGCTCGCAGTGGCCACCGGAAAGAGTCGCCGTGGTTTGCACAAGGTACTTGAAGGGCGTGGCTGGCTGGATTTTTTTGATGTAACCCGCTGTGCTGACGAAACCGCCAGCAAGCCGGATCCGTTGATGTTGCACGAGATTCTTGCGCATTGCCGGAAGCGTCCGGAGCAAGCGCTGATGGTTGGCGATTCCTTGTTTGATCTGCAGATGGCACGGCGGGCGAAGGTCTGTAGCGTGGCGGTGGGCCACGGCGCCCAACCGCTGGAGCTGTTGCAGGCGGAGTCGCCGGATCTGGCGATCAATCATTTTGACGAGTTGCGTGCCTGGCTGGGCCGGGGCGCGGAATAA
- the rluC gene encoding 23S rRNA pseudouridine(955/2504/2580) synthase RluC, with translation MNNPDAPITGVQLLEVAPELAGQRIDNFLRTQLKGVPKTLIYRILRKGEVRVNKGRIKPEYKLQAGDVVRVPPLRLAERDAPEPLAQGLLARLEAAIVFEDKALIVLNKPAGIAVHGGSGLNYGVIEAFRQLRPDAKEIELVHRLDRDTSGLLMIAKKRSMLRHLHEALRGDGVDKRYLALVRGSWPTAKKQVNAPLLKNNLRSGERMVEVNVEGKEALTTFRVLRRFGDFATLVEASPITGRTHQIRVHAKHAGHSIAGDSKYGDEEFTREIRELGGKRLFLHAHSLRVKLPDGEMLSVEAPVDEIWARTLERLGA, from the coding sequence ATGAATAATCCCGATGCTCCGATCACCGGTGTGCAGTTACTCGAAGTCGCTCCGGAGCTTGCCGGGCAGCGTATCGACAACTTTTTGCGCACCCAGCTCAAAGGCGTACCCAAGACCCTGATTTACCGGATTTTGCGTAAAGGCGAAGTGCGTGTGAACAAGGGGCGGATCAAGCCCGAATACAAACTGCAGGCCGGTGACGTGGTGCGTGTGCCGCCCTTGCGCCTGGCCGAGCGTGACGCCCCCGAGCCGCTGGCGCAGGGGTTGCTGGCGCGTCTGGAGGCCGCGATTGTTTTCGAAGACAAAGCCCTGATTGTGCTCAACAAGCCTGCCGGGATTGCCGTGCACGGTGGCAGCGGGCTGAATTACGGGGTTATCGAGGCTTTTCGGCAGCTGCGCCCGGACGCCAAGGAAATCGAACTGGTTCATCGTCTGGATCGGGATACGTCCGGCCTGTTGATGATCGCCAAAAAGCGCAGCATGTTGCGCCATCTGCATGAGGCTTTGCGCGGCGACGGTGTCGACAAGCGCTATCTGGCGCTGGTGCGCGGCAGCTGGCCGACAGCAAAGAAGCAGGTCAATGCACCGTTGTTGAAAAACAACCTGCGTTCGGGTGAGCGCATGGTCGAGGTGAACGTTGAAGGCAAGGAAGCGTTGACCACCTTTCGGGTGCTGCGCCGTTTTGGCGATTTCGCCACGCTGGTCGAAGCCAGCCCGATTACCGGGCGCACCCACCAGATTCGTGTGCATGCCAAGCATGCAGGGCATTCGATTGCCGGTGACAGTAAGTACGGTGACGAAGAGTTCACCCGCGAAATCCGTGAGCTGGGCGGCAAGCGTCTGTTTCTGCATGCGCACTCGTTGCGGGTCAAGCTGCCGGACGGCGAAATGCTGAGTGTTGAGGCACCGGTGGACGAGATCTGGGCGCGTACCCTGGAGCGTCTGGGTGCGTGA